A portion of the Stella humosa genome contains these proteins:
- a CDS encoding HutD/Ves family protein yields the protein MIQILRAADRTPIPWKNGGGRAEDIASGPADATWDAMDWRVSRAWIEASGPFSVFGPIDRTFMVADGDGVELSPAGMPAARLDMTSAPFSFPGDVATGCRLLGGPVIAFNLMTARGRWRHRLARRACSGPTELAGAATLSFAVLLQGAARMGAEALALQDAVRLPRGEHVTLDASGATIAWVELWDAPVL from the coding sequence ATGATCCAGATCCTCCGCGCCGCCGACCGTACCCCCATCCCCTGGAAGAACGGCGGCGGCCGGGCGGAGGACATCGCGTCTGGCCCCGCCGACGCCACCTGGGACGCCATGGACTGGCGGGTAAGCCGGGCCTGGATCGAAGCGTCCGGCCCCTTCTCGGTCTTCGGCCCGATCGACCGCACCTTCATGGTGGCCGACGGCGACGGGGTGGAACTGTCGCCAGCCGGCATGCCGGCCGCCCGGCTCGACATGACCTCGGCCCCGTTCTCGTTTCCGGGCGACGTCGCCACCGGTTGCCGGCTGCTGGGCGGCCCTGTGATCGCCTTCAACCTGATGACCGCGCGCGGCCGCTGGCGCCATCGCCTCGCCCGTCGCGCCTGTTCGGGTCCGACCGAACTGGCCGGCGCGGCGACGCTCAGCTTCGCGGTGCTGCTGCAGGGTGCTGCCCGCATGGGCGCCGAGGCGCTGGCATTGCAGGATGCCGTCCGGCTGCCGCGCGGCGAACACGTCACCCTGGATGCATCCGGCGCCACCATCGCCTGGGTGGAACTGTGGGACGCGCCCGTCTTGTGA
- a CDS encoding dienelactone hydrolase family protein → MLRLPGFLLAVLLLATLLLAVSLASAASAQALRVDRVAVASSSLKPGEAPVPVELVAWFSRPPVAGAVPAVLLMHGCSGPGRNLPQWRQVLDGMGLAVLSLDSFAGRGLKEICSDFTRLSDRERLVDALAGLDWLASRPDILGGRIALIGFSHGGGIALDAAALPPRDAAPRGFRAAIAFYPACRLPRRQQAEYRVPLSILIGDADDWTPAAACRDLVARSRGLPIELEVYPEARHAFDVAGLAETLRPDVQNRNSPTGRGSVVGENPAARAAAIDAVRGFLKRHL, encoded by the coding sequence ATGCTCCGTCTGCCGGGGTTTCTGCTCGCCGTCCTGCTGCTGGCCACCTTGCTGCTGGCCGTCTCGCTCGCGTCGGCCGCCTCGGCGCAGGCCTTGCGGGTGGACCGGGTCGCCGTCGCCTCGTCCTCCCTCAAGCCTGGAGAGGCGCCGGTTCCGGTCGAGCTGGTCGCCTGGTTCTCGCGGCCGCCGGTGGCAGGGGCGGTGCCGGCGGTGCTGCTGATGCATGGCTGCAGCGGCCCCGGCCGCAACCTCCCGCAATGGCGCCAGGTGCTGGATGGCATGGGCCTGGCCGTGCTGTCGCTCGACAGTTTCGCCGGTCGCGGACTGAAGGAGATCTGCAGCGACTTTACCCGCCTGTCGGACCGGGAGCGGCTGGTCGATGCCCTGGCCGGGCTCGACTGGCTGGCATCGCGCCCGGATATCCTGGGCGGGCGCATCGCGCTGATCGGCTTCTCTCATGGCGGCGGCATCGCGCTCGACGCGGCGGCCCTGCCACCGCGGGACGCTGCCCCGCGCGGCTTCCGGGCGGCGATCGCCTTCTATCCTGCCTGCCGGCTGCCCCGCCGGCAGCAGGCGGAATACCGCGTGCCGCTCAGCATCCTGATCGGCGACGCCGACGACTGGACACCCGCAGCCGCGTGTCGCGATCTCGTGGCCCGCAGCCGCGGCCTGCCGATCGAACTCGAGGTCTATCCCGAAGCCCGGCACGCCTTCGATGTGGCCGGTCTGGCCGAGACGCTGCGCCCGGACGTCCAGAACCGCAACAGCCCGACCGGCCGGGGCTCCGTCGTCGGCGAGAACCCGGCGGCGCGGGCGGCCGCCATCGACGCGGTACGTGGGTTCCTGAAACGCCACCTTTGA
- a CDS encoding Na/Pi cotransporter family protein has translation MDLFAQVLAPVVGGLGLFLLGLEFMADGIQAMAVNRMRAMLARLAGTPIKGLLAGTLITAVIQSSTAMTVMVVGLVNAGVLGLRPAISVIMGANIGTTLTNALVALPLGLWGLFLAGIFAIAMVFSRREATRNLCLALLGFCLIFYGLGLMTGGLRPLRDMPDVMAVITGLRADGFAGLLYSVIVAAVITALIHSSSATIGIVMGLAGSGILDWQTALAFSLGADLGTTITSFIASLNLSRNAKRTAYAHIAFNLIGVAVMLPLFPLACQVVILLVGDPGIPTMTNGGAAYPLAPVAVGVYSIAFNIFNTALLFPFVGTFERVLARVGHTQADDIEDYSRPRFITAAMTGDLALGVPAVRREIARLLWGAGLFLHAAQGRAGAPDDAGEHRFAVDVLGRDIRRFTADLFRPGMSEPAAELVGSLITEADLAASVGDALYQTAHRVTGETFSDGGRELVDSILHEMAIALDTLDPDPDLATALAVPTLLADLSLLRRRTLHLAPSLTAGERGALLALLGSAERMLHLVARIDVERRSVPRMAAGATLA, from the coding sequence GTGGATCTCTTCGCGCAGGTACTAGCCCCCGTCGTGGGCGGCCTCGGCCTCTTCCTGCTCGGCCTGGAGTTCATGGCCGACGGCATCCAGGCGATGGCCGTCAACCGCATGCGCGCCATGCTGGCCCGCTTGGCCGGCACGCCCATCAAGGGGCTGCTCGCCGGCACCCTGATCACCGCCGTCATCCAGTCGAGCACGGCCATGACGGTGATGGTCGTGGGCCTCGTCAATGCCGGCGTGCTGGGCCTGCGGCCGGCGATCAGCGTCATCATGGGCGCCAACATCGGCACCACCCTGACCAATGCCCTGGTGGCGCTGCCGCTTGGCCTGTGGGGCCTCTTCCTCGCCGGCATATTCGCCATCGCCATGGTATTCTCGCGGCGCGAGGCCACGCGCAACCTGTGCCTGGCGCTGCTCGGATTCTGCCTCATCTTCTATGGGCTGGGCCTGATGACCGGCGGCCTGCGGCCGCTGCGGGACATGCCCGACGTCATGGCCGTCATCACCGGCCTGCGCGCCGACGGCTTTGCCGGCCTCCTCTACAGCGTGATCGTGGCCGCCGTCATCACCGCACTCATCCACTCGTCCTCGGCCACCATCGGCATCGTCATGGGGCTGGCCGGGTCGGGCATCCTCGACTGGCAGACGGCGCTCGCCTTCTCGCTCGGCGCCGACCTCGGCACGACGATCACGTCCTTCATCGCCTCGCTCAACCTGTCGCGCAATGCCAAGCGCACGGCCTACGCCCACATCGCCTTCAACCTCATCGGCGTGGCGGTGATGCTGCCGCTGTTCCCGCTCGCCTGCCAGGTGGTGATCTTGCTGGTGGGCGACCCGGGAATACCGACGATGACGAACGGGGGCGCCGCCTATCCGCTGGCACCGGTCGCGGTCGGCGTCTACTCGATCGCCTTCAACATCTTCAACACGGCCCTGCTCTTCCCCTTCGTCGGCACCTTCGAGCGCGTGCTGGCACGCGTCGGCCATACGCAGGCCGACGACATCGAGGACTATTCCCGGCCGCGTTTCATCACCGCGGCGATGACGGGCGACCTCGCCCTTGGCGTCCCCGCGGTCCGGCGGGAGATCGCCCGTCTGCTGTGGGGAGCGGGCCTGTTCCTGCACGCGGCCCAAGGGCGCGCGGGTGCGCCCGACGATGCCGGCGAGCACCGCTTCGCCGTCGACGTGCTGGGCCGCGACATCCGCCGCTTCACGGCCGACCTGTTCCGGCCCGGCATGTCGGAGCCTGCCGCCGAACTGGTCGGCAGCCTGATCACCGAAGCCGACCTGGCCGCCAGCGTCGGCGACGCGCTCTACCAGACGGCCCACCGGGTAACGGGCGAGACCTTCTCCGACGGCGGCCGCGAACTGGTGGACTCCATCCTGCACGAGATGGCGATCGCACTCGATACGCTCGACCCCGACCCGGACCTGGCAACGGCGCTGGCCGTCCCGACCCTGCTGGCCGACCTGTCGTTGCTGCGCCGGCGCACGTTGCACCTGGCACCGTCGCTGACCGCCGGCGAACGCGGCGCGCTCCTGGCCCTGCTGGGCAGCGCCGAGCGCATGCTGCACCTGGTCGCGCGCATCGATGTGGAGCGCCGATCGGTGCCGCGCATGGCCGCCGGAGCCACGCTCGCCTGA
- a CDS encoding DNA translocase FtsK: MARGNMGKETMARAFMERATGGTETVSRFLRRRLEETAGVLLFALGLAFLVALVTYDRGDPSFNRAVDAPVRNLMGHSGAYAADLLWQSVGMAALLIPVVLIAWGWRLAAHRLVNHIAFRLIAFFPTLLGLAATLSIMPFPDNWWLQGGWGGFTGGLLLHRMSGLEYTLGPFGYGILLFVVTITSLVGAAYVIGLSRAEWSGAGRGAGSAGGLVSRGVVGLGNLLLRLWDQLRPPKRATAAPAAARPPAAVAPAAEPRKPGRAPRAVPEPAERVEPVFARRGGVQPADPDGDGPDDEPEDDLRPMPLPARAAMPAAPAIVPPIPDPRRQTVAVDLSQRRQATAAAAKKPATKQAALDLSVDGEYRLPPLDLLAPIPPVIDAGVDEAALSNNAKMLEGVLEDFGVKGRIVKVRPGPVVTLYELEPAPGTKSSRVIGLADDIARSMSAVSVRVAVVPGRNVIGIELPNRKAETVWMRELLSADAYEKTSAQLMLAIGKDIGGAPVIADLARMPHLLIAGTTGSGKSVGMNAMILSLLYRLPPDRCKFIMIDPKMLELSVYDGIPHLLAPVVTDPRKAIVALKWTVREMENRYRAMSQLGVRNVEGFNSRLAEMAKRGEDGKRRVQTGFNAETGEPVFEDQPFDLKPLPFIVVVVDEMADLMLVAGKDIEAAIQRLAQMARAAGIHIIMATQRPSVDVITGTIKANFPTRISFQVTSKIDSRTILGEAGAEQLLGRGDMLYMAGGGRITRVHGPFVRDDEVEEVVKFLKAQGEPAYLDEVTEDDMATGGEGGSGDGDDGDADGLYEQAVQIVIRERKASTSFIQRHLQIGYNRAARLVERMEGAGVISSANHVGKREVLWKHGEGS, from the coding sequence ATGGCGCGGGGAAACATGGGCAAGGAGACGATGGCGCGCGCCTTCATGGAGCGCGCCACCGGCGGCACCGAGACCGTCTCTCGGTTCCTGCGGCGGCGGCTGGAAGAGACCGCCGGCGTCCTCCTCTTCGCGCTGGGGCTGGCCTTCCTGGTGGCGCTCGTCACCTACGATCGCGGCGACCCGTCCTTCAACCGGGCGGTCGACGCGCCGGTGCGCAACCTGATGGGCCATAGCGGCGCCTACGCCGCCGACCTGCTGTGGCAGAGCGTCGGCATGGCGGCATTGCTGATCCCCGTCGTGCTGATCGCCTGGGGCTGGCGGCTGGCGGCCCACCGCCTCGTCAACCACATCGCCTTCCGCCTGATCGCCTTCTTCCCGACCTTGCTGGGCCTGGCCGCCACCCTGTCGATCATGCCGTTTCCCGACAATTGGTGGCTGCAGGGCGGCTGGGGCGGTTTCACCGGCGGCCTGCTGCTGCACCGGATGAGCGGGCTGGAATACACGCTGGGGCCGTTCGGCTACGGCATCCTGCTGTTCGTCGTGACGATCACCAGCCTGGTCGGGGCGGCCTATGTGATCGGCCTGTCGCGGGCGGAATGGAGCGGGGCCGGCCGCGGTGCGGGCAGTGCCGGCGGCCTCGTCAGCCGCGGCGTGGTCGGGCTCGGCAACCTGCTGCTGCGCCTGTGGGACCAGCTACGTCCGCCCAAGCGGGCCACTGCCGCCCCCGCGGCCGCCCGCCCGCCCGCCGCCGTGGCACCGGCGGCCGAGCCGCGCAAGCCCGGTCGCGCGCCCCGCGCCGTGCCGGAGCCGGCCGAGCGGGTGGAGCCCGTCTTCGCCCGCCGCGGCGGCGTCCAGCCGGCCGACCCCGATGGCGACGGCCCGGACGACGAGCCCGAGGACGACCTGCGCCCGATGCCGCTGCCGGCGCGCGCCGCGATGCCGGCCGCACCCGCCATCGTGCCGCCCATTCCCGACCCGCGGCGCCAGACCGTCGCCGTCGACCTCAGCCAGCGGCGGCAGGCGACCGCCGCCGCCGCCAAGAAGCCCGCCACCAAGCAGGCGGCCCTCGACCTGTCGGTCGACGGCGAATACCGCCTGCCGCCGCTCGACCTGCTGGCGCCGATCCCGCCGGTGATCGATGCCGGCGTCGACGAGGCGGCCCTGTCCAACAACGCCAAGATGCTGGAAGGGGTGCTGGAGGATTTCGGCGTGAAGGGCCGGATCGTGAAGGTCCGCCCCGGCCCGGTCGTCACCCTCTACGAGCTGGAGCCCGCCCCCGGCACCAAGTCGTCGCGCGTCATCGGCCTGGCCGACGACATCGCGCGCTCGATGAGCGCCGTCTCCGTCCGCGTCGCCGTGGTGCCCGGCCGCAACGTCATCGGCATCGAGCTGCCGAACCGCAAGGCCGAGACGGTGTGGATGCGCGAGCTCCTGTCGGCCGACGCCTACGAGAAGACCTCGGCCCAGCTCATGCTGGCGATCGGCAAGGACATCGGCGGCGCGCCGGTGATCGCCGACCTCGCCCGCATGCCCCATCTGCTGATCGCCGGCACCACCGGCTCGGGCAAGTCGGTCGGCATGAACGCGATGATTCTGTCGCTCCTCTATCGGCTGCCGCCCGACCGCTGCAAGTTCATCATGATCGACCCCAAGATGCTGGAACTGTCCGTCTATGACGGCATCCCGCATCTGCTGGCGCCGGTCGTGACGGACCCGCGCAAGGCCATCGTCGCGCTGAAATGGACCGTGCGAGAGATGGAGAACCGCTACCGTGCCATGTCCCAGCTCGGCGTGCGCAACGTCGAGGGCTTCAATTCCCGACTGGCCGAGATGGCCAAGCGCGGCGAGGACGGCAAGCGCCGCGTGCAGACCGGCTTCAACGCCGAGACCGGCGAGCCCGTGTTCGAGGACCAGCCCTTCGACCTGAAGCCGCTGCCCTTCATCGTCGTCGTCGTCGACGAGATGGCCGACCTGATGCTGGTGGCGGGCAAGGACATTGAGGCCGCGATCCAGCGCCTGGCCCAGATGGCGCGCGCGGCCGGCATCCACATCATCATGGCAACCCAGCGCCCGTCGGTCGACGTCATCACCGGCACCATCAAGGCGAACTTCCCGACCCGCATCAGCTTCCAGGTCACCTCCAAGATCGACAGCCGCACGATCCTGGGCGAGGCCGGGGCCGAGCAGCTACTGGGCCGGGGTGACATGCTGTACATGGCCGGCGGCGGCCGCATCACCCGCGTCCACGGCCCCTTCGTGCGCGACGACGAGGTCGAGGAGGTGGTGAAGTTCCTGAAGGCCCAGGGCGAGCCCGCCTATCTCGACGAGGTGACCGAGGACGACATGGCCACGGGCGGCGAGGGCGGGTCGGGCGACGGGGACGACGGCGATGCCGATGGGCTCTACGAGCAGGCCGTGCAGATCGTCATCCGCGAGCGCAAGGCGTCCACCAGCTTCATCCAGCGCCACCTGCAGATCGGCTACAACCGCGCCGCCCGCCTGGTCGAGCGCATGGAGGGGGCGGGCGTGATCAGCTCGGCCAACCATGTCGGCAAGCGCGAAGTCCTGTGGAAGCACGGCGAGGGTAGCTGA
- a CDS encoding aminotransferase class I/II-fold pyridoxal phosphate-dependent enzyme, which produces MLNERLEALGDNPFYRLATLLAGTQPLANETPLLMSAGEPQHPPPALLAETVAANAHLWGKYPGNEGSPEFRRAATNWLNRRYGLPEGMIDPERQVLPLVGTKEGLYLLAQVAVPQEKKGKRPTVLLPNPYYHVYNAAAVMSGAEAVFLPATKETGFLPDLDAIPEETLERCALFYLCSPANPQGALADLDYLKRLIALARRYDFVLLADECYAEIYDTVPPPGALEAAAAMGGSTDHVLVMHSLSKRSSAPGIRCGFVAGCPDLLRMFTRLRSYGGSTVPMPLLAAATALWDEETHVAENRALYRQKIDIAERVIGDRFAFYRPPGGFFLWLDVGDGEKATHRLWTQAGIKVVPGGYIARPNADGSNIGQPYIRVALVHDADKVEAGLGRLVRALG; this is translated from the coding sequence ATGCTGAACGAACGCCTAGAAGCGCTGGGGGACAACCCCTTCTATCGCCTTGCCACCCTGCTGGCCGGCACCCAGCCGCTGGCCAACGAGACGCCCCTCCTGATGTCGGCGGGCGAGCCGCAGCACCCGCCGCCGGCGCTGCTGGCCGAGACGGTGGCCGCCAATGCCCATCTGTGGGGCAAGTATCCCGGTAACGAGGGCAGCCCCGAGTTCCGCCGCGCCGCGACCAACTGGCTGAACCGCCGCTACGGTCTGCCCGAGGGCATGATCGACCCCGAGCGCCAGGTGTTGCCGCTCGTCGGCACCAAGGAGGGCCTCTACCTGCTGGCGCAGGTGGCCGTGCCACAGGAGAAGAAGGGCAAGCGCCCGACGGTGCTGCTGCCCAACCCCTACTATCACGTCTACAACGCCGCAGCCGTCATGTCGGGCGCGGAGGCCGTGTTCCTGCCGGCGACGAAGGAGACGGGCTTCCTGCCCGACCTCGACGCCATCCCCGAGGAGACGCTGGAGCGCTGCGCGCTCTTCTATCTCTGCTCGCCCGCCAACCCGCAGGGGGCGCTGGCCGATCTCGACTATCTGAAGCGCCTGATCGCGCTCGCCCGGCGATACGACTTCGTGCTGCTGGCCGACGAGTGCTACGCCGAGATCTACGACACCGTGCCGCCGCCCGGCGCGCTGGAGGCCGCGGCCGCGATGGGCGGCTCGACCGACCATGTGCTGGTCATGCACTCGCTGTCCAAGCGGTCGAGCGCGCCCGGCATCCGCTGCGGCTTCGTCGCCGGCTGCCCGGATCTGCTGCGGATGTTCACCCGCCTGCGCAGCTATGGCGGCTCCACGGTGCCGATGCCGCTGCTGGCGGCGGCGACCGCGCTGTGGGACGAGGAGACGCACGTCGCCGAGAACCGCGCGCTCTATCGCCAGAAGATCGACATCGCCGAGCGGGTGATCGGTGATCGCTTCGCCTTCTACCGGCCGCCGGGCGGCTTCTTCCTGTGGCTCGACGTGGGCGACGGCGAGAAGGCGACGCACCGGCTGTGGACCCAGGCCGGAATCAAGGTCGTACCGGGCGGCTACATCGCCCGGCCGAATGCCGACGGCAGCAACATCGGCCAACCCTACATTCGCGTGGCGCTGGTCCATGACGCGGACAAGGTAGAGGCCGGTCTCGGCCGCCTCGTCCGCGCCCTGGGCTAG
- a CDS encoding ABC transporter substrate-binding protein, whose product MRRAALALTLLAAPMMMAGSAVAQSPDTLRVSINADIRTNDPGVNRDGNTDAVMMHVLEGLVGLTETGDVAPLLAAKVDVSPDGKAYTFTLRDGLVFHNGQPVTSADVAWSWKRYLDPATKWRCLSEFDGKGLTRIEAVETPDAKTVVFRLDKPTALFLSVMARPDCGGSAILHKDSVDADGKWKGPIATGPFKFGEWKRSQYIELERFAAYQSLPGPRNGYVGGKKVEVERVRFLVIPDPSAIKAALMAGSIDVSTDVTAEDVAELKRRGDITVETAPTMSVSAFLLQTRDPVLQDVRVRRAIAHAIDTAEIATGITQGTAKPNASIVPTPSSYYSPAQAQRAPHDPALAKKLLAEAGYRGQPIKILANKRYGAMYDAAVLAQAMMQQVGIAAELEVLEWATQLDRYLKGDYQMMSFSYSARLDAALNYEMMTGPKDKQPRKIWDNPAAQKLLDEAMVVADRGRRQAIFDQLHAMFLADTPMLVLYNGVDISASSKRASGYKGWAAGQPRLWGVSLQ is encoded by the coding sequence ATGCGCCGTGCCGCCCTTGCCCTGACATTGCTCGCCGCCCCGATGATGATGGCCGGATCGGCGGTGGCCCAGTCGCCTGACACTCTGCGGGTCTCGATCAATGCCGACATCCGCACCAACGACCCCGGCGTCAACCGCGACGGCAATACCGACGCGGTGATGATGCATGTCCTGGAGGGTCTGGTCGGGCTGACGGAAACCGGCGACGTGGCGCCGCTGCTGGCGGCCAAGGTCGATGTGTCTCCCGATGGCAAGGCCTACACCTTCACGCTGCGCGACGGGCTCGTCTTCCATAACGGTCAGCCGGTGACGTCGGCCGATGTCGCCTGGAGCTGGAAGCGCTACCTCGACCCGGCGACCAAGTGGCGCTGCCTGTCGGAGTTCGACGGCAAGGGCCTGACCCGGATCGAGGCGGTCGAGACGCCGGACGCGAAGACGGTCGTCTTCCGCCTCGACAAGCCGACCGCCCTCTTCCTGTCGGTCATGGCCCGCCCCGACTGCGGCGGCTCGGCCATCCTGCACAAGGACTCGGTCGATGCCGACGGCAAATGGAAGGGTCCGATCGCGACGGGCCCCTTCAAGTTCGGCGAGTGGAAGCGCAGCCAATATATCGAGCTGGAGCGGTTCGCCGCCTACCAGTCGCTGCCGGGCCCCCGCAACGGCTATGTCGGCGGCAAGAAGGTCGAGGTGGAGCGGGTCCGCTTCCTGGTCATCCCCGACCCCTCGGCGATCAAGGCGGCGCTGATGGCGGGCTCGATCGACGTGTCGACCGATGTCACGGCCGAGGACGTGGCTGAGCTGAAGCGCCGCGGCGACATCACCGTCGAGACCGCCCCCACCATGTCGGTCAGCGCCTTCCTGCTGCAGACCCGCGACCCGGTGCTGCAGGACGTGCGCGTGCGGCGCGCCATCGCACACGCCATCGACACGGCCGAGATCGCGACCGGCATCACCCAGGGCACGGCCAAGCCCAACGCCTCGATCGTGCCGACGCCCAGCTCCTACTACAGCCCGGCCCAGGCCCAGCGCGCGCCACACGACCCGGCGCTCGCGAAGAAGCTGTTGGCCGAGGCCGGCTATCGCGGCCAGCCGATCAAGATCCTGGCCAACAAGCGCTATGGCGCGATGTACGATGCCGCGGTCCTGGCCCAGGCGATGATGCAGCAGGTGGGCATCGCGGCCGAGCTCGAGGTGCTGGAGTGGGCGACCCAGCTCGACCGCTACCTCAAGGGCGACTACCAGATGATGTCGTTCTCCTATTCCGCCCGGCTCGATGCGGCCCTGAACTACGAGATGATGACGGGTCCGAAGGACAAGCAGCCGCGCAAGATCTGGGACAATCCCGCAGCCCAGAAACTGCTGGACGAGGCGATGGTGGTGGCCGACCGCGGCCGACGGCAGGCGATCTTCGACCAGTTGCACGCCATGTTCCTGGCCGATACCCCGATGCTGGTTCTTTACAACGGCGTCGACATCTCGGCCTCGTCCAAGCGGGCAAGCGGCTATAAGGGCTGGGCTGCCGGACAGCCGCGCCTCTGGGGCGTATCGCTGCAGTAG
- a CDS encoding ABC transporter permease — MLRYILHRLLMTVPTALLVALAVFVMLRLVPGDPAQLMLGDTATEETLAELRRQLGLDHSIPMQFMYWLGNVLVGDLGRSITNDLPVLPLILDRFRVSASIVLAAVVLATLVAVPAGMIAAWKQNSLGDLMIVAGATMLLSIPSFWLGLLMLLLFGVKLGWLPVVGYVSFGENFGRALAYVILPIATLTLIEIGVITRMARAATIEVLRLEYITHARAKGVPEGRVLWRHALPNAFAPTWTLIGLILGNLLGGIAVIETVFTLPGLGRLLVDGIFARDYPVVQGCLLFIAIMYVLVNLLVDLLYPVFDPRVAAE, encoded by the coding sequence GTGCTGCGCTATATCCTCCACCGCCTGCTGATGACGGTGCCGACGGCACTGCTGGTCGCGCTGGCGGTCTTCGTCATGCTGCGGCTGGTGCCGGGCGACCCGGCCCAGCTCATGCTGGGCGACACTGCCACCGAGGAAACGCTGGCCGAGCTTCGCCGTCAGCTCGGCCTCGACCACTCGATCCCGATGCAGTTCATGTACTGGCTGGGCAACGTCCTGGTCGGCGACCTCGGGCGCTCGATCACCAACGACCTGCCGGTCCTGCCGCTGATCCTCGACCGCTTCCGGGTCAGCGCCAGCATCGTGCTGGCGGCCGTCGTGCTGGCGACGCTGGTGGCCGTGCCGGCCGGCATGATCGCGGCCTGGAAGCAGAACAGCCTGGGCGACCTGATGATCGTCGCCGGCGCCACCATGCTGCTGTCGATTCCCAGCTTCTGGCTGGGCCTGCTGATGCTGCTGCTGTTCGGGGTGAAGCTCGGCTGGCTGCCGGTCGTGGGCTACGTCTCGTTCGGCGAGAATTTCGGCCGGGCCCTGGCCTACGTCATCCTGCCGATCGCCACGCTGACGCTGATCGAGATCGGCGTCATCACCCGCATGGCCCGCGCCGCCACGATCGAGGTGCTGCGGCTGGAGTACATCACCCACGCCCGGGCCAAGGGCGTGCCGGAGGGCCGGGTGCTGTGGCGCCATGCCCTGCCCAACGCCTTCGCCCCGACCTGGACGCTGATCGGCCTTATCCTCGGCAACCTGCTGGGCGGCATCGCCGTGATCGAGACGGTCTTCACCTTGCCCGGCCTCGGCCGGCTCCTCGTCGACGGCATCTTCGCGCGCGACTATCCGGTCGTGCAGGGCTGCCTGCTCTTCATTGCCATCATGTATGTCCTGGTGAATCTCCTGGTCGACCTGCTCTATCCCGTCTTCGATCCCCGGGTGGCGGCGGAATGA
- a CDS encoding ABC transporter permease yields the protein MRVRANAVIGGTLIGLLAVVSLLANFWTPYEPLRINLRARLRPPSDLYWLGTDEFGRDVISRLMAGAATSALVALLTVVAAVVLGIVIGVLAGFVRGWLDRILMAVNDTLLAFPGILLALGLMAIIGPNKWGIILALGLAYAPSVVRVVRATVLSVREREYIEASRVIGNSEVYTMARHVLPNCVAPIVVLATSMFGWVVLAESALSFLGLGVPPPAPTWGNMLSAARPYLDQAPWLSIAPGLCIALTLLGINLLGDALRDRLDPRMGTA from the coding sequence ATGCGCGTGCGCGCCAATGCGGTCATCGGCGGAACGCTGATCGGCCTCCTCGCAGTGGTCAGCCTCCTCGCCAACTTCTGGACCCCGTACGAGCCGCTGCGGATCAATCTCCGCGCCCGGCTACGGCCGCCGTCCGACCTCTACTGGCTCGGCACCGACGAGTTCGGCCGCGACGTCATCAGCCGCCTGATGGCGGGTGCTGCCACCAGCGCGCTGGTGGCGCTGCTGACGGTGGTGGCGGCCGTGGTGCTGGGCATCGTCATCGGCGTGCTGGCCGGCTTCGTGCGCGGCTGGCTCGACCGCATCCTGATGGCGGTGAACGACACGCTGCTGGCCTTCCCCGGTATCCTGCTGGCGCTGGGGCTGATGGCGATCATCGGCCCCAACAAGTGGGGCATCATCCTGGCGCTGGGCCTGGCCTATGCGCCGTCCGTCGTGCGCGTCGTGCGCGCCACCGTGCTGTCGGTACGCGAGCGCGAGTATATCGAGGCCTCCCGCGTCATCGGCAATTCCGAGGTCTACACGATGGCCCGGCACGTGCTGCCCAACTGCGTAGCGCCGATCGTGGTGCTGGCGACCAGCATGTTCGGCTGGGTGGTGCTGGCCGAAAGCGCGCTCAGCTTCCTCGGCCTCGGCGTGCCGCCGCCGGCACCCACCTGGGGCAACATGCTGTCGGCCGCCCGGCCCTATCTCGACCAGGCGCCGTGGCTGTCGATCGCCCCCGGCCTCTGCATCGCGCTCACCCTTCTTGGCATCAACCTTCTGGGCGACGCGCTGCGCGACCGCCTGGACCCGCGCATGGGGACGGCATGA